The Bacteroidota bacterium DNA window CGTTTGCACCGATCAATGCGATCTTATCGCCTCGGAGTATTTTCGTTTCTGTATTGTGTAAAATTTTCAGATCGCCATAACTCTTGTCCTTGATATGCAAATGAGAAATTATTTTTCCCGGTTGCTTATCCATTTCAAAACGAACATTGATCTCTCCTCCTGCTGAATCTACATCATCAATACGCTCCATTCTGTCGAGCATCTTGATCCGCGACTGAGCCATTTTTGCTTTCGATGCTTTTGCACGAAAACGATCTATCAGCTTTTCCTGCTCTTTAATATATTTCTCCTGATTCTTGAATTGTGAACGCTGTAACTCCTCACGCTCACTTTTCTCTTCCAGATAGAAGGAATAATTACCATTATACAGAGTGATCTTCTGTGAAGAGATCTCTGCAATTTTATTTACAACCTTGTCAAGAAAATATCTATCGTGAGAAACAATGACAACTGTGCCTGAATAATCTTTCAAATAACCTTCGATCCATAAGATAGATGGAAGATCCAGGTGATTCGTTGGCTCATCTAATAATAACAGATCAGGTTGTTGCAACATCATCTGCGCTAACATTACCCGCATTCTCCAGCCTCCGGAAAATGTATCCAATGGTCTGGTCAATTCTGCAGTTGAAAATCCTAATCCTTCTAACAGATCTTCTGCTCTAGGACGTAAATTATAACCGTCTGCCGCTTCAAAAGCAACTTGCTTATCATGTAAGGCATGCAAAACCTCATCGCTGTGATCCGTTTCCAACTTAACCAGTAATTCATTGATCTCTTTCTCCAGTTTCAAAGTTGAGGCAAAAGCCTGCATAGCTACTTCAAGGATCGTTTCACCGCTTGAATAACTGAGAAGATCCTGGTTCAGGAATCCAATTGACAAGTTGCGGATCTTGCTGATCTCGCCACTTTCCAAAGCATATTCGCCATTGATGATCCTTAAAAGCGTGGACTTTCCGGTACCGTTTAATCCGACTAAACCAATTTTTTCACCCGGATTGATCTGCCAGGTGGCATCTTTATACAAATAACGACTACCAAATTCGAAAGAAATATTATTTAAGCTAAGCATGGCGCGAAAGTCGGAATTTTCAGTCAAATGAGCGTTATCAATTCCCACATTTCAAATAAATATTATATTGCACGAATTCTTAAAAAACGATTGAAAAGCCACAAAAAACAAAATTTATGAACAAAAAGTATCTATTATTCATCTTAGCATGTATGTTCTCTTCTGCGTATGGACAAACTGCCGAGAAAGACACCAGCTGGAAATCAGGTGGTTTTATCGGAATTAACTTCACACAAGTTAATTTATCGCAATGGTCTGCCGGGGGCGAAAACTCTTTGAGTCTTGCTGCCAGCGCCAGCCTCTTCTCTAATTATCTTAAAGGCAAAAACGACTGGCAAAACTCACTTGACCTTGGTTATGCGATTCTAAAATCCGGACAGGATGGAGTTCGTAAAAGTGATGACAAAATTGACTTCACTTCTAAATATGGCCGGAAGTTCAGCGACAAATGGTTGTATTCAGCATTGGTCAATTTTAAAAGTCAGTTTAGTAATGGTTACGCATATCCTGATGACAGCACCGTTGTTTCAAAATTGATGTCACCCGGTTATCTGACAACTGCAATTGGTTTCACTTATAAACCGGTCGATTATTTTGAAGTCTTCATTTCTCCTACTACCGGCAAGTTTACTTTTGTGACTGACCAGACTTTGTCAAACCTGGGCGCATATGGAGTAGATTCAGGTAAAACAGTTCGTTCTGAATTCGGAGCTTACTTAAATATGAAATTCAAGAAAGATATCATGGAAAACATCACACTGACTTCAAAGCTTGAATTGTTCAACAACTATACAGACAAAGATAAAAACAATGCTAAAAAGATCGATGTGAATTTCGAGAATCAGATCAACATGAAGGTCAACAAATATTTCACTGCTTCTATTCTGCTTGTTGTTGTTTATGATGCAAACGTTATCGAAAGAACTCAGTTCAAAGAATTGATCGGTGTTGGATTTGGTTATAAATTCGGAAAAAGCTAATACACAAATTTGAAATACTTATATCTTATTGCAGGCGGTTCAATTGGAACTCTCCTCAGATTTTTAACTTCCTCATGGATGCTCGAAGCCTTTCCGACTTCGAAGTTTCCATGGGGAACTTTTTTTATTAACTTATCCGGCTCACTTGTGATAGGAATTCTTGCAGGATTAAATCAAACAAGTGAACTAAACATCAATCTTCGTCTTTTCCTTTTTGCAGGATTACTTGGAGGCTTTACAACCTACTCCGGATATGCACTTGAAACTTTTAGTCTTATAAAATCAAACAACCTGACTCTTGCACTCGCTTATATCCTATCTACTACACTGCTGGGTGTTTTGCTTGCAGCAGCAGGATTCTGGATGAGTTCATCAATTTCTACTTTAAAATAATTGTTGATTTTTCTCTTGTAAAAAAATAAACACTTTTGAATGTTTGAAAAATAAAACACTAGGTCCACTAAAATTTGTCACAAGAGCACTTATGAAAAAATGCATCACTTGTGTTCTTGTGCTAAAAACTTAGTGATCTAAGTGTTAAAAAAAAACA harbors:
- a CDS encoding ABC-F family ATP-binding cassette domain-containing protein encodes the protein MLSLNNISFEFGSRYLYKDATWQINPGEKIGLVGLNGTGKSTLLRIINGEYALESGEISKIRNLSIGFLNQDLLSYSSGETILEVAMQAFASTLKLEKEINELLVKLETDHSDEVLHALHDKQVAFEAADGYNLRPRAEDLLEGLGFSTAELTRPLDTFSGGWRMRVMLAQMMLQQPDLLLLDEPTNHLDLPSILWIEGYLKDYSGTVVIVSHDRYFLDKVVNKIAEISSQKITLYNGNYSFYLEEKSEREELQRSQFKNQEKYIKEQEKLIDRFRAKASKAKMAQSRIKMLDRMERIDDVDSAGGEINVRFEMDKQPGKIISHLHIKDKSYGDLKILHNTETKILRGDKIALIGANGRGKSTLLRMIFGSEPFVGKHEPTHNVVTSFFAQHQLESLNLNNDLITELAEFAPTKKDVELRSILGAFLFSGDEVFKKIKVLSGGEKSRVALAKTMLSKANFLILDEPTNHLDMQSVGILIQVLAEYEGSFIIVSHDRFFLSQVANKIWWIENQEVKEYLGPYDEYEYWAEQRQKEQKAIDKTKSDTVKKEKEKKKAEQKVEQSDDQKKLKKKLDTRFKTLEENLQKAKKTKEDLEKHLGDPEIYQNADKFQKAMENFNHHETILKEITKEWEEVFEQLTAME
- a CDS encoding DUF3078 domain-containing protein, with product MNKKYLLFILACMFSSAYGQTAEKDTSWKSGGFIGINFTQVNLSQWSAGGENSLSLAASASLFSNYLKGKNDWQNSLDLGYAILKSGQDGVRKSDDKIDFTSKYGRKFSDKWLYSALVNFKSQFSNGYAYPDDSTVVSKLMSPGYLTTAIGFTYKPVDYFEVFISPTTGKFTFVTDQTLSNLGAYGVDSGKTVRSEFGAYLNMKFKKDIMENITLTSKLELFNNYTDKDKNNAKKIDVNFENQINMKVNKYFTASILLVVVYDANVIERTQFKELIGVGFGYKFGKS
- the crcB gene encoding fluoride efflux transporter CrcB, encoding MKYLYLIAGGSIGTLLRFLTSSWMLEAFPTSKFPWGTFFINLSGSLVIGILAGLNQTSELNINLRLFLFAGLLGGFTTYSGYALETFSLIKSNNLTLALAYILSTTLLGVLLAAAGFWMSSSISTLK